The Salmo salar chromosome ssa06, Ssal_v3.1, whole genome shotgun sequence genome window below encodes:
- the ep300b gene encoding histone acetyltransferase p300 isoform X7, which yields MADNVLESGPPSAKRPKLSSPALSVSASDGNDFGSLFDLEHDLPDELINSSELGLVNGGDLSQLHTSLGGGMGGGQDAAAKHKQLSELLRAGALPPSSQQGATNSPGGSMGLLGSMNASPGPQSMAPQGQHPSPQQAGMMQQAGMVGGLNRAMMGAQKGNGQQQGSTPQGMMGGQVMNGSPRMGYQVNPGMGSNSNLLAETLQQQGGQQMGSGGQAGMRPQQPGALNKMNMMANAGPYGGPYGQSAGQGLGGAGLGPQHQNKAGLANSLAQFNLDKKTPPIQGMAGMASQQASAVGPVSVVGGGAQAGLGTVATGPGAAPPTADPEKRKLIQQQLVLLLHAHKCQRREQANGEVRQCSLPHCRTMKNVLNHMTHCQAGKSCQVAHCASSRQIISHWKNCTRHDCPVCLPLKNAGDKRNQQSLLSSAGVGLGNSLGAVPGGQPSTPNLTPPSQIDPSSIERAYAALGLTYQGNQMPQQPPQSNLPNQPGMRSLNAMGGNPMGMNGGVGVQPPNQSNLLPDTMLHNNMNVQSLMNDGSGVGSLGAMPMATPPSAAGMRKNWHEDITQDLRNHLVHKLVSSVQAIFPTPDPAALKDRRMENLVAYARKVEGDMYESANSRAEYYHLLAEKIYKIQKELEEKRRTRLQKQGMMPTQPGMPPSGLPQGPLGMGQSPLAPGQPSNGSHADPSMIRPTGPNQMVNRMQNPAGMNQFGQMGMQSLGQRSTPPLPLGGPLNQMGMGPTRMGQPNVAQLQNQYLPPGQFPGSSPGLGAGAVGMNHPGLQGGVTQQAQMPTPPSLPVSSPAAQPGSVAGSGPSQGSMGPGSVGGGPPSNLQLPNSNSSQPNSHPHCPPIRQNSPSPARSLTPTPHQTPPGQPGSQTPQPHTPNPPQVAAPLPQLASSQPMGQGMNSEKPSQLQQQTNGGGASGGLPTGQAQSVPTQNAHVPTQLPQTPLSQKSSLTADGQASTPASVSSVDPSSQLTSSDAPAPAEPKMEVKQQDDEDAEDQGEGKASGKMGKGQADIKSEEKPEIKKEKPSGDGCKGEPMDTSSSAATPKMEDRDRKPEVKTEPKDEEERSGASGTHSSPASAQNKRKIFKPEELRQALMPTLEALYRQDPESLPFRQPVDPQLLGIPVRIRTSNKTNLDYFDIVKNPIDLSTIKRKLDTGQYQEPWQYVDDIWLMFNNAWLYNRKTSRVYKYCSKLAEVFEAEIDPVMQGLGYCCGRKLEFSPQTLCCYGKQLCTIPRDAAYFSYQNSSPQFGLLADRYHFCEKCFNEIQGECVSLGDDPSQPQTSISKDQFQRKKNDTLDPEWLVECTDCGRKMHQICVLHNDTIWPAGFVCDSCLKKANKTRKENKYAARRLPQTKLGSFLEGRVNDYLRRQNHPESGDVTIRVVHVSDKVVEVKPGMKSRFVDTGEMSESFPYRTKALFAFEDIDGADVCFFGMHVQEYGSDSPPPNQRRVYISYLDSVHFFQPRHLRTGVYHEILIGYLEYVKKLGFTTGHIWACPPSEGDDYIFHCHPVDQKIPKPKRLQEWYKKMLDKAVAERIVHDYKDVFKQATEDRLTSANELPYFEGDFWPNVLEESIKELEQEEEERKREENSTSSESVDAPKSDSKNAKKKNSKKTSKNKNSSLIRANKKKPGMPSVSNDLSQKLYACMEKHKEVFFVIRLIAGPTANSLPPITDPDPLMACDLMDGRDAFLTLARDKHLEFSSLRRAKWSSMCMLVELHNQSQDRFVYTCNECKASVETRFHCTVCEDYDLCITCYNTKGHEHKMEKLGLGLDDESNNAAAAATQSPGDSRRLSIQRCIQSLVHACQCRNANCSLPSCQKMKRVVQHTKGCKRKTNGGCPICKQLIALCCYHAKHCQENKCPVPFCLNIKHKLRQQQLQHRLQQAQMLRRRMASMQRVGQPACGGGGPPGGLPSPGNNGTTAPSTPTSGGTQPPTPQTPTQPNIPPGPQPGMGGGGTLQQQQGGMPQQHHQLHHQFQQMPGGGMMNSPQQQQMVPQVQQQSQASNPQQLQQHPNSLPPYTNRPPGSSPHPQSQGKPGLGPATPPQQQPPQQQPNPGQPSMPQQQQQPPSGPPPAAVEIAMKIQQVADAQRKMALQRQAAQAAGMMPPHPHHQQPQGQMGMAHPGVGMVGAQGLPPHAQAAQAAARAHMEQQQQQQQGPPGMMVGPGPSPMQQQPNPQGQLPPQVQQQRVGPPLQNPQQQWAGQGMPPQQRQAMMGHPGMVAPQQQQPQQMQQRQQAQGPGGLIGMVQQGGAAGGGNLPQAALQELLRTLRSPSSPEQQQQVLNILRSNPQLMAAFIKQRASKYKGGPGPPGAPGGPGPGRVPGGMGGQQVNVNAVASQPGMHMGQGVNMPTMTQLQQVQQQQQPQQQRPMLSSLQQQQVAALQQHQQQQHQQGGMPGQQAPNMANINPQFRELLMRRHLQLQQQQQQQQIGNHTQFQQQGYMGQPGMAPQQPGQGQSGLQQQPGAQPGQQQQGYPSTVAQQQAAAVLQQRLQHQHQLQMQQQQHQNAMVGHQGAEGGPGTGVGGPPQQPPQGTPQPQSSQALLQQALHQRLLQQQQHLGGGSPAQHSSPMSPQQQMAQSPHLQGQTLSTSLSNQVRSPQPSPRPQSQPSHSSPSPRMQPQPSPHHISPQTQTGSPHPGQLTQHHPGMVVPSQQPPQQQNSMDQFGPDQNAMLSQLSGMSGLHGPGGPDMLSGNSQDLGQNINHNTLDM from the exons ATGGCCGATAATGTTCTAGAGTCCGGCCCGCCTTCAGCCAAGAGGCCTAAACTATCATCCCCTGCTCTCTCAGTCTCCGCCAGTGATGGAAACG ATTTTGGTTCACTCTTTGACCTGGAGCACGACCTCCCCGATGAGCTCATCAACTCGTCGGAGCTGGGCCTGGTCAACGGAGGGGACCTCAGCCAGCTGCACACCAGCCTgggaggaggaatgggaggaggcCAGGACGCTGCTGCCAAACACAAACAGCTCTCGGAGCTTCTCCGGGCTGGAGCGCTGCCACCCTCGAGTCAACAGGGAGCCACCAACAGCCCCGGTGGCTCCATGGGACTCCTGGGCAGCATGAATGCCTCCCCTGGGCCCCAGAGTATGGCCCCCCAGGGGCAGCACCCCTCACCCCAGCAGGCTGGCATGATGCAACAGGCGGGCATGGTGGGTGGACTGAACAGGGCCATGATGGGGGCCCAGAAGGGCAATGGACAGCAGCAAGGGTCCACGCCCCAGGGCATGATGGGAGGCCAGGTGATGAATGGCTCGCCCCGAATGGGTTACCAGGTCAACCCGGGCATGGGAAGTAACAGTAACCTGCTGGCAGAAACCCTGCAGCAGCAGGGGGGGCAGCAAATGGGGTCAGGGGGTCAGGCTGGGATGAGGCCACAGCAACCTGGAGCACTGAACAAG atgaaTATGATGGCTAATGCGGGCCCCTATGGTGGTCCGTACGGTCAGTCAGCAGGCCAGGGtctgggtggtgctgggctgggcCCACAGCACCAGAACAAGGCTGGTCTGGCAAACAGCCTGGCCCAGTTCAACCTGGACAAGAAGACACCGCCTATACAGGGCATGGCTGGGATG GCCTCACAGCAGGCCTCGGCGGTAGGGCCAGTGTCGGTGGTTGGAGGCGGGGCCCAGGCTGGCCTTGGTACTGTGGCAACAGGTCCGGGGGCAGCGCCCCCCACGGCCGACCCGGAGAAGCGCAAGCTGATTCAGCAGCAGCTGGTGCTCCTGCTCCACGCCCACAAGTGCCAGCGGCGGGAGCAGGCCAACGGGGAGGTGCGCCAGTGCAGCCTGCCCCACTGCCGCACCATGAAGAACGTCCTCAACCACATGACCCACTGCCAGGCTGGCAAGTCCTGCCAGG tGGCACACTGTGCCTCGTCGCGACAGATCATCTCTCACTGGAAGAACTGCACTCGGCACGACTGTCCTGTCTGCCTGCCGCTCAAGAACGCTGGAGACAAAAGGAACCAGCAGT CTTTACTAAGCAGTGCTGGAGTTGGTCTGGGCAACTCATTAGGGGCAGTGCCAGGGGGTCAGCCCAGCACCCCTAACCTCACACCGCCCAGCCAGATCGACCCCAGCTCCATTGAGAGGGCCTATGCCGCCCTGGGCCTCACCTACCAGGGCAACCAGATGCCCCAGCAACCGCCTCAGTCCAACCTGCCCAACCAGCCTGGCATGAGGTCGCTAAACGCCATGG GAGGGAACCCCATGGGGATGAATGGAGGGGTGGGGGTGCAGCCCCCCAATCAGTCCAACCTGCTACCAGACACCATGCTGCACAACAATATGAATGTGCAAAG tTTGATGAATGACGGCAGCGGGGTGGGCAGCCTGGGCGCCATGCCCATGGCGACCCCTCCCTCAGCCGCGGGCATGAGGAAGAACTGGCACGAGGACATCACCCAGGACCTGCGCAACCACCTCGTCCACAAGCT GGTGAGCAGTGTGCAGGCCATCTTCCCCACCCCGGACCCGGCTGCGCTGAAGGACCGGCGGATGGAGAACCTGGTGGCTTACGCTCGTAAAGTAGAGGGGGACATGTACGAGTCGGCCAACAGCAGG GCGGAGTACTACCACCTCCTGGCTGAGAAGATCTATAAAATCCAGAAGGAACTGGAAGAGAAGCGGCGGACGCGGTTACAGAAGCAGGGCATGATGCCCACGCAACCCGGCATGCCCCCCTCAGGCCTGCCACAGGGACCCCTTGGCATGGGCCAGTCCCCTCTGGCCCCCGGACAGCCGTCCA ATGGTTCTCATGCTGACCCCTCCATGATTCGACCCACCGGACCCAATCAGATGGTGAACAGGATGCAGAACCCTGCAG GGATGAATCAGTTTGGACAAATGGGTATGCAGTCATTAGGTCAGAGGTCAACGCCTCCCCTCCCACTTGGTGGACCTCTAAATCAG ATGGGTATGGGGCCAACGCGGATGGGGCAGCCCAACGTGGCCCAGCTCCAGAACCAGTACCTCCCTCCTGGTCAGTTCCCTGGGTCCAGTCCTGGCCTCGGGGCTGGCGCAGTCGGCATGAACCATCCAGGGCTACAAGGAGGCGTGACGCAG CAGGCCCAGATGCCCACGCCGCCCTCGCTCCCGGTCAGCAGCCCTGCAGCCCAGCCAGGCTCAGTGGCAGGATCAGGGCCCTCCCAGGGCTCTATGGGGCCAGGCAGTGTAGGTGGAGGCCCTCCTTCCAACCTGCAACTGCCTAACTCCAATTCCTCTCAGCCCAACTCACACCCGCACTGCCCCCCCATCCGACAGAACTCCCCCTCCCCGGCACGCAGCCTCACGCCAACCCCTCATCAGACGCCGCCTGGTCAGCCAGGCTCGCAAACCCCCCAGCCTCACACGCCCAACCCGCCCCAGGTTGCCGCTCCGCTCCCGCAGCTAGCGTCGTCACAGCCAATGGGGCAAGGAATGAACTCGGAGAAGCCCAGTCAGCTCCAGCAGCAGACAAATGGTGGCGGAGCTTCTGGAGGCCTCCCGACAGGGCAGGCTCAGTCTGTGCCTACCCAGAATGCCCATGTGCCAACCCAGCTTCCGCAAACTCCA cTGTCTCAGAAGTCTTCTCTGACGGCAGACGGCCAGGCTTCCACTCCGGCCTCGGTGAGCAGCGTGGACCCTAGCTCCCAGCTGACCTCGTCGGACGCCCCCGCCCCAGCTGAGCCCAAGATGGAGGTGAAACAACAGGACGATGAGGATGCCGAGGACCAGGGAGAGGGGAAGGCCTCTGGGAAGATGGGCAAGGGACAGGCAGACATCAAGTCAGAGGagaaacctgag ATTAAGAAGGAGAAGCCTTCAGGCGACGGATGCAAGGGCGAGCCTATGGACACGTCGTCATCGGCAGCAACGCCGaagatggaggacagagacaggaagcCAGAGGTGAAGACTGAGCCCAAAGACGAAGAGGAGAGGTCTGGGGCATCGGGCACGCACAGCTCCCCCGCCAGCGCTCAGAATAAGAGGAAAA TCTTTAAGCCTGAGGAGCTGCGTCAGGCTCTGATGCCCACCCTGGAGGCCTTGTACCGCCAAgaccctgagtctctgcccttcCGCCAACCGGTGGACCCCCAGTTACTGGGAATACCCGTACGTATTCGAACTAGTAACAAAACTAACCTG GACTACTTTGACATTGTAAAGAACCCCATAGACCTGTCGACGATAAAGCGTAAGCTGGACACGGGACAGTACCAGGAGCCCTGGCAATACGTGGATGACATCTGGCTCATGTTTAACAACGCCTGGCTGTACAACCGCAAGACGTCCCGCGTCTACAAGTACTGCTCCAAGCTGGCCGAGGTGTTCGAAGCCGAAATCGACCCTGTCATGCAGGGCCTGGGCTACTGCTGCGGGAGGAAG CTTGAGTTTTCCCCCCAAACTCTATGCTGCTATGGGAAACAATTATGCACCATCCCGCGCGACGCTGCTTATTTTAGCTACCAGAACAG TTCACCACAATTTGGGCTTCTTGCTGACAGGTACCACTTCTGTGAGAAGTGTTTCAACGAAATCCAGGGCGAGTGCGTGTCCCTGGGGGATGATCCTTCTCAGCCTCAGAC gtCCATCAGCAAAGATCAGTTTCAGAGGAAGAAGAATGACACGCTCGACCCTGAATG GCTTGTGGAATGTACCGACTGCGGGCGTAAAATGCACCAAATCTGTGTCCTGCATAATGACACCATATGGCCGGCAGG ctttgtatgtgaCAGCTGCCTTAAGAAGGCCAATAAGACGCGGAAAGAGAACAAATACGCGGCCAGAA GGCTCCCCCAAACTAAGTTGGGCAGCTTCCTAGAGGGGCGAGTGAATGACTACCTCAGGCGGCAGAACCATCCAGAGTCTGGTGATGTCACTATCCGTGTGGTCCATGTCTCCGACAAGGTGGTGGAGGTCAAGCCAGGCATGAAGTCCAG GTTTGTGGACACCGGGGAGATGTCCGAGTCCTTTCCCTACAGGACGAAGGCGCTGTTTGCGTTCGAGGACATAGACGGGGCTGACGTCTGCTTCTTCGGCATGCATGTGCAGGAGTACGGTTCAGACAGCCCTCCGCCCAACCAGAGACGCGTGTATATCTCTTACCTGGACAGCGTGCACTTCTTCCAACCTCGACACCTCCGCACAGGCGTCTACCATGAGATACTCATAGGGTACCTGGAGTACGTCAAGAAGTTGGG GTTTACAACAGGGCACATCTGGGCTTGTCCCCCAAGTGAAGGGGACGACTACATCTTCCACTGTCATCCTGTGGACCAGAAGATCCCCAAGCCCAAGCGCCTACAGGAGTGGTACAAGAAGATGCTGGACAAGGCCGTAGCTGAGCGCATTGTGCATGACTACAAG GATGTCTTCAAGCAGGCCACAGAGGACCGTCTCACCAGTGCCAACGAGCTACCATACTTTGAGGGGGACTTCTGGCCCAACGTGCTGGAGGAGAGCATCAAGGAgctggagcaggaggaggaggagaggaagagggaggagaacagCACCTCCAGCGAGAGCGTAGAT GCCCCGAAAAGTGACAGCAAGAATGCCAAAAAGAAGAACAGTAAGAAGACGAGCAAGAACAAGAACAGCAGCCTGATCCGAGCCAATAAGAAGAAACCAGGGATGCCCAGTGTGTCCAATGACCTCTCCCAGAAGCTCTACGCTTGTATGGAGAAACACAAGGAG GTGTTCTTTGTGATCCGTCTCATTGCCGGCCCCACTGCCAACTCCCTGCCCCCCATCACGGACCCGGACCCCCTAATGGCCTGCGACCTGATGGATGGGCGTGACGCCTTCCTGACGCTGGCCCGGGACAAGCACCTGGAGTTCTCCTCCCTGAGGAGAGCCAAGTGGAGCTCCATGTGCATGCTGGTGGAGCTACACAATCAGAGCCAGGACCGCTTCGTCTACACCTGCAACGAGTGCAAGGCAAGCGTGGAGACACGCTTCCACTGCACCGTCTGCGAGGACTACGACCTGTGTATCACCTGCTATAACACTAAGGGCCATGAACACAAGATGGAGAAGCTGGGCCTGGGCCTGGACGACGAGAGCAACAACGCCGCGGCCGCTGCCACTCAGAGCCCCGGGGACTCCCGCCGCCTCAGCATTCAGCGCTGCATCCAGTCCCTGGTCCACGCCTGCCAATGCCGCAATGCCAACTGCTCCCTGCCGTCCTGCCAGAAGATGAAGCGTGTGGTACAGCACACCAAGGGATGCAAGCGCAAGACCAACGGTGGCTGCCCCATTTGCAAGCAACTCATCGCCCTGTGCTGCTACCACGCCAAGCACTGCCAGGAGAACAAGTGCCCCGTACCCTTCTGCCTCAACATCAAGCACAAGCTCCGCCAGCAGCAACTCCAGCACCGCCTCCAGCAGGCTCAGATGCTTCGGAGAAGGATGGCCAGCATGCAGAGGGTGGGCCAGCCTGCCTGCGGTGGAGGAGGACCTCCTGGGGGGCTGCCATCACCAGGTAACAATGGCACCACAGCCCCCAGTACACCCACATCAGGAGGCACCCAGCCCCCAACACCACAGACACCCACCCAGCCCAACATACCTCCTGGGCCCCAGCCAGGGATGGGTGGTGGAGGAACTTTGCAGCAGCAGCAAGGTGGGATGCCTCAGCAGCACCACCAGCTTCACCACCAGTTCCAGCAGATGCCTGGAGGGGGGATGATGAACTCCCCCCAGCAACAGCAGATGGTTCCTCAGGTCCAGCAGCAGTCCCAGGCCTCAAACCCCCAACAGCTCCAGCAACACCCCAACAGCCTGCCCCCTTACACCAACAGGCCTCCAGGCTCCTCACCGCACCCTCAGTCCCAAGGCAAACCGGGCCTGGGACCAGCCACACCACCTCAGCAGCAACCACCTCAACAGCAGCCCAACCCTGGCCAGCCTTCTatgccccagcagcagcagcaacctcCTTCAGGGCCTCCTCCAGCAGCTGTGGAGATCGCCATGAAGATTCAACAAGTGGCAGACGCCCAAAGGAAGATGGCCCTGCAGAGGCAGGCGGCGCAGGCAGCTGGCATGATGCCTCCGCACCCTCACCACCAACAGCCCCAGGGCCAGATGGGCATGGCCCACCCTGGGGTGGGCATGGTGGGGGCCCAGGGGCTGCCTCCCCATGCTCAGGCAGCTCAGGCTGCTGCCAGGGCTCACATggagcagcaacaacagcagcagcagggtcCTCCAGGTATGATGGTGGGCCCTGGCCCCAGCCCCATGCAGCAGCAGCCTAATCCCCAGGGTCAGCTGCCTCCACAGGTGCAGCAGCAGAGGGTTGGTCCCCCGCTTCAGAACCCCCAGCAACAGTGGGCTGGCCAGGGAATGCCACCCCAGCAGAGACAAGCCATGATGGGACATCCAGGCATGGTGGCGCCTCAGCAGCAACAACCGCAGCAAATGCAACAGCGGCAGCAGGCTCAGGGACCTGGTGGGTTGATTGGTATGGTGCAGCAAGGTGGTGCAGCTGGGGGTGGGAACCTCCCGCAGGCTGCCCTTCAGGAACTGCTGCGTACCCTTCGCTCCCCCAGCTCACCCGAGCAGCAACAGCAGGTGCTCAACATCCTCCGCTCAAACCCTCAGCTAATGGCTGCCTTTATCAAGCAGAGAGCCTCCAAGTATAAGGGGGGCCCAGGACCCCCGGGAGCCCCTGGCGGGCCAGGTCCAGGCAGAGTTCCAGGAGGTATGGGTGGCCAACAGGTCAATGTGAATGCTGTGGCTAGTCAGCCAGGTATGCACATGGGTCAGGGAGTCAACATGCCCACCATGACCCAGCTACAGCAagtacagcagcagcaacaaccgCAGCAGCAGCGTCCTATGCTTAGTAGTTTGCAGCAGCAACAGGTGGCAGCACTTCAGCAGCATCaacagcagcagcatcagcaAGGAGGGATGCCAGGCCAGCAGGCACCTAACATGGCCAACATAAACCCCCAGTTCAGAGAGCTCCTTATGAGGAGGCATCTCCAActacaacagcaacagcagcagcaacagattgggaaccatacccagTTCCAACAGCAGGGCTACATGGGCCAGCCGGGCATGGCCCCCCAGCAGCCTGGTCAGGGCCAGTCTGGACTGCAGCAGCAGCCTGGAGCCCAGCcagggcagcagcagcagggttACCCCAGCACGGTGGCCCAGCAGCAAGCTGCTGCAGTGCTCCAGCAGAGGCTCCAGCATCAGCACCAACTCCAGATGCAGCAGCAACAACACCAGAATGCCATGGTGGGCCAccagggggctgaggggggtccgGGTACTGGAGTAGGCGGCCCCCCACAGCAGCCCCCGCAGGGCACCCCCCAGCCACAGTCCTCCCAGGCTCTGCTCCAGCAGGCACTGCACCAGAGGCTGCTTCAACAGCAGCAGCACCTGGGTGGGGGCTCTCCGGCCCAGCACAGCAGCCCCATGAGCCCCCAGCAGCAGATGGCCCAGTCCCCTCACCTGCAGGGCCAGACGCTGTCCACGTCCCTCAGCAACCAAGTGCGCTCGCCCCAGCCCTCCCCGCGACCCCAGTCCCAGCCATCACACTCTAGCCCCTCCCCGCGCATGCAGCCCCAGCCTTCCCCTCATCATATCTCCCCACAGACCCAGACGGGCTCCCCGCACCCAGGCCAGCTAACCCAGCACCACCCTGGTATGGTGGTCCCCTCTCAACAGCCGCCTCAGCAGCAGAACTCAATGGACCAGTTTGGGCCAGACCAGAATGCCATGCTGTCTCAACTCAGTGGGATGAGTGGTCTCCATGGGCCTGGAGGACCTGACATGCTGTCTGGGAACAGCCAGGACCTTGGGCAGAACATTAATCATAacactttagacatgtag